From Micromonospora echinospora, one genomic window encodes:
- a CDS encoding cold-shock protein, translating to MAIGTVKWFNADKGFGFITPDGGGPDVFAHFSAIQSSGYRSLDENQRVEFEVTQGQKGPQAENIRPL from the coding sequence ATGGCAATTGGTACCGTCAAGTGGTTCAACGCTGACAAGGGCTTCGGCTTCATCACCCCGGATGGCGGGGGCCCCGACGTCTTCGCCCACTTCTCGGCGATCCAGTCCTCCGGCTACCGGAGCCTGGACGAGAACCAGCGGGTCGAGTTCGAGGTGACCCAGGGCCAGAAGGGCCCGCAGGCCGAGAACATCCGTCCGCTCTGA
- a CDS encoding DEAD/DEAH box helicase, translating to MTTVIPSFADIGLRSELLAELSAQGIDRPFPIQAATLPDSLAGRDVLGRGRTGSGKTLAFGLPTLHRTAGHRARPGRPKALVLVPTRELAQQVTTALTPYAKALGLRCVTVVGGLSLQRQADALRAGAEVVVATPGRLHDLIDRGDVRLNEVQVTVLDEADRMADMGFLPQVTKLLEQVAPDGQRMLFSATLDGGVDRLVRRFLTNPVSHSVDPGTATVTAMTHHVLHVDADDKPGTLAQIAAREGRTIMFMGTKHRADRLARQLLARGVRAAALHGGKSQPQRTRILEQFKTGAVTALIATDVAARGIHVDGLDLVVNVDPPTEAKDYLHRGGRTARAGESGTVVTLVLPEQRRDVVKLMSVAGIKPHVVAVRPGDEVLVRVTGAREPSGVPVTIPVPAAATRVATPARTGGGSGATDAKAPAGGRSPHRSSGRSRRSRRPRAS from the coding sequence ATGACCACCGTCATTCCGTCGTTCGCCGACATCGGCCTCCGGTCCGAACTGCTCGCCGAACTCTCCGCGCAGGGCATCGACCGGCCGTTCCCGATCCAGGCGGCCACCCTGCCCGACTCGCTCGCCGGCCGGGACGTGCTCGGCCGGGGGCGTACCGGCTCCGGCAAGACCCTCGCCTTCGGACTGCCGACCCTGCACCGCACCGCCGGCCACCGGGCCCGGCCCGGGCGGCCGAAGGCCCTCGTCCTGGTGCCCACCCGGGAGTTGGCCCAGCAGGTGACCACCGCGCTCACGCCGTACGCGAAGGCCCTCGGGCTGCGCTGCGTGACCGTGGTCGGCGGGCTCTCCCTGCAACGTCAGGCGGACGCCCTGCGGGCCGGGGCCGAGGTGGTCGTGGCCACCCCGGGCCGGCTGCACGACCTGATCGACCGCGGCGACGTCCGGCTCAACGAGGTACAGGTCACCGTCCTCGACGAGGCCGACCGGATGGCCGACATGGGCTTCCTGCCGCAGGTCACCAAGCTGCTGGAGCAGGTCGCTCCGGACGGCCAGCGGATGCTGTTCTCGGCCACCCTCGACGGGGGCGTGGACCGGCTGGTCCGCCGTTTCCTGACCAACCCGGTCTCCCACTCGGTCGATCCCGGCACCGCCACGGTGACCGCGATGACCCACCACGTGCTGCACGTCGACGCGGACGACAAACCCGGCACGCTGGCGCAGATCGCGGCCCGTGAGGGCCGCACCATCATGTTCATGGGTACGAAGCACCGCGCCGACCGGCTCGCCCGGCAACTGCTCGCCCGGGGGGTACGCGCGGCCGCGCTGCACGGGGGCAAGTCGCAGCCGCAGCGCACCCGGATCCTGGAGCAGTTCAAGACCGGGGCGGTCACCGCGCTGATCGCCACCGACGTGGCCGCCCGGGGCATCCACGTGGACGGGCTCGACCTGGTGGTGAACGTGGACCCGCCGACCGAGGCGAAGGACTACCTGCACCGGGGTGGGCGTACCGCGCGGGCCGGGGAGTCCGGCACCGTGGTCACCCTGGTCCTGCCGGAGCAGCGCCGCGATGTCGTCAAGTTGATGAGCGTGGCCGGCATCAAGCCGCATGTGGTCGCGGTGCGCCCCGGCGACGAGGTGCTGGTCCGGGTGACCGGTGCCCGCGAGCCCTCCGGTGTCCCGGTCACCATCCCGGTGCCGGCCGCCGCCACCCGGGTCGCCACCCCGGCCAGGACCGGCGGCGGCTCGGGCGCGACGGACGCCAAGGCCCCGGCCGGCGGGCGGAGCCCGCACCGCTCCTCGGGGCGTTCCCGCCGTTCCCGCCGTCCCCGCGCCTCCTGA
- a CDS encoding RrF2 family transcriptional regulator translates to MHVSARADYALRAVLAIADRGGGELVKAAVLAEVQQIPLSVLHGILLDLRRADVLVSHRGTEGGYTLSRPADRITVGDVLRAVGGTLTSVRGLPAESAGYQGVAVGLRDVWLAVHGAVEQVVDRTSLADLLTPGHRPAAPVTP, encoded by the coding sequence ATGCACGTCTCCGCCCGCGCCGACTACGCCCTCCGTGCCGTGCTCGCCATCGCCGACCGTGGCGGTGGCGAGCTGGTCAAGGCCGCCGTCCTGGCCGAGGTCCAGCAGATCCCGCTCAGCGTGCTGCACGGCATCCTGCTCGACCTGCGCCGGGCCGACGTGCTGGTCAGCCACCGCGGCACGGAGGGTGGCTACACCCTGAGCCGCCCCGCCGACCGGATCACCGTCGGGGACGTGCTGCGCGCCGTCGGCGGCACCCTGACCAGCGTGCGCGGCCTACCCGCCGAGAGCGCCGGCTACCAGGGGGTGGCCGTCGGGCTCCGGGACGTCTGGCTGGCCGTGCACGGGGCGGTCGAGCAGGTCGTCGACCGGACGTCCCTCGCCGACCTGCTCACCCCCGGACACCGCCCCGCCGCCCCGGTGACGCCGTAG
- a CDS encoding ABC transporter permease, with product MAGDILTSGTRTDAEISGLDALEIAGQEKVPSRASRTWSATWPKLAALAIAVGAWQVVVWTGWKPEYSLPGPVTVGQELLRQVSGPQLWDGMATTLRRAAVGYVFSVAVGLLVGLAVARSRVLRAAIGSMITALQTMPSIAWFPLAILLFELSEKAIFFVVVLGAAPSIANGVIAGVDYVPPLLVRAGRNLGARGLNLYRYVIAPAALPAIVAGLKQGWAFSWRSLMAGELIVVGISTTSLGAQLTYSRELSDAPWLLATMIVILVVGLVVDAAFGAADKAIRRRWGVLDQTGA from the coding sequence ATGGCCGGTGACATCCTCACCAGCGGTACGCGTACCGACGCGGAGATCTCCGGACTGGACGCGCTGGAGATCGCCGGTCAGGAGAAGGTCCCCTCCCGGGCCAGCCGGACCTGGTCGGCGACCTGGCCGAAGCTCGCGGCGCTCGCCATCGCCGTCGGGGCGTGGCAGGTGGTGGTCTGGACCGGCTGGAAGCCGGAGTACTCGCTGCCCGGGCCGGTCACCGTCGGGCAGGAACTCCTCCGCCAGGTCAGCGGGCCGCAGCTCTGGGACGGCATGGCGACCACCCTGCGCCGGGCCGCCGTCGGGTACGTCTTCTCCGTCGCGGTGGGCCTGCTGGTCGGCCTGGCGGTGGCCCGCTCCCGGGTGCTCCGGGCCGCCATCGGCTCGATGATCACGGCGTTGCAGACCATGCCCTCGATCGCCTGGTTCCCGCTGGCCATCCTGCTGTTCGAGCTGAGCGAGAAGGCGATCTTCTTCGTGGTGGTGCTCGGTGCCGCCCCGTCGATCGCCAACGGTGTCATCGCCGGGGTCGACTACGTGCCACCGCTGCTGGTGCGCGCCGGCCGCAACCTCGGCGCGCGGGGGCTGAACCTCTACCGGTACGTGATCGCGCCGGCCGCGCTGCCCGCCATCGTCGCCGGGCTCAAGCAGGGCTGGGCCTTCTCCTGGCGCAGCCTGATGGCCGGCGAGCTGATCGTGGTGGGCATCTCCACCACCTCGCTGGGCGCACAGCTCACCTACTCCCGCGAACTCTCCGACGCGCCCTGGCTGCTCGCCACGATGATCGTGATCCTGGTGGTCGGGCTGGTGGTCGACGCGGCGTTCGGCGCGGCCGACAAGGCGATCCGACGCCGGTGGGGCGTCCTCGACCAGACAGGTGCCTGA
- a CDS encoding ABC transporter ATP-binding protein, translated as MTSTTTTPRSATGAVALRGVTKVYGRGDGTVLALDGVSLDVSPGEFVCLVGASGCGKSTLLNLVAGLDRVSGGEIALGPGVNPGLMFQESALFPWLTVEGNVEVPLKLRGLSRARRRERVAELLRTVHLADFGRKRPHELSGGMRQRVALARTLALETPVLLMDEPFGALDAMTRDILHDELERIWSERQLTVLFVTHNVREAARLADRIILLSSRPGRIIWSTRVDVPRPRRIDSPEVAAIAAEVTDRLREEVGRHGR; from the coding sequence GTGACGTCGACCACGACGACCCCGCGCAGCGCGACCGGTGCGGTCGCGCTGCGCGGCGTGACCAAGGTGTACGGACGCGGAGACGGCACCGTCCTCGCCCTGGACGGGGTCAGCCTCGACGTCTCCCCCGGTGAGTTCGTCTGTCTCGTCGGGGCCTCCGGCTGCGGCAAGAGCACCCTGCTCAACCTGGTCGCCGGCCTGGACCGGGTCAGCGGCGGGGAGATCGCCCTCGGCCCCGGGGTCAACCCGGGGCTGATGTTCCAGGAGTCGGCCCTCTTCCCCTGGCTGACCGTGGAGGGCAACGTCGAGGTGCCGCTGAAACTGCGCGGCCTGTCCCGGGCGCGACGCCGGGAACGGGTCGCCGAGCTGCTGCGCACCGTGCACCTCGCCGACTTCGGCCGCAAACGCCCGCACGAACTCTCCGGCGGCATGCGGCAGCGGGTCGCGTTGGCCCGCACCCTGGCCCTGGAGACCCCGGTGCTGCTGATGGACGAGCCGTTCGGCGCGCTCGACGCGATGACCCGGGACATCCTCCACGACGAGCTGGAACGGATCTGGTCGGAGCGCCAGCTCACCGTGCTCTTCGTGACCCACAACGTCCGGGAGGCGGCCCGGCTCGCCGACCGGATCATCCTGCTCTCCAGCCGACCGGGCCGGATCATCTGGTCCACCCGGGTCGACGTGCCCCGCCCCCGGCGCATCGACTCCCCCGAGGTCGCTGCGATCGCCGCCGAGGTCACCGACCGACTGCGTGAGGAGGTGGGACGCCATGGCCGGTGA
- a CDS encoding ABC transporter substrate-binding protein yields the protein MRRHPHRRALSLAAVALVGLATLTACGGEDDADAAGGSSGPTTLRLGYFPNITHAPAVVGVEKGIFAEKLGGDVKLETKTFNAGPAAIEAIFSGALDATYIGPNPTVNAHSKSKGEAVRVISGAASGGVALVVKPEITSVEQLRGKKIATPQLGNTQDVALRFWLKEKGIVTTKEGGGDVKIVPQENAQTVETFTSGAIDGAWVPEPFVSRLVNAGGKVLVDERDLWPDRKFVITNLIVSTKFLKEHPDVVKKLVEAQVAANEFVNANPDQAHQAISDHIGKITGKPLDLKLIKQAWPTLEFTNDPIPSSLKTGLDHAVAVGLTQPVSLDGLYDLTYLNEVLKAQGKPEVVQP from the coding sequence ATGAGACGGCACCCCCACCGCCGTGCGTTGTCGCTGGCGGCCGTCGCGCTCGTCGGCCTGGCGACCCTGACCGCCTGCGGTGGCGAGGACGACGCCGACGCGGCCGGTGGTTCTTCCGGGCCGACGACGCTGCGCCTCGGCTACTTCCCCAACATCACCCACGCGCCGGCCGTGGTCGGTGTGGAGAAGGGCATCTTCGCCGAGAAGCTCGGCGGCGACGTCAAGCTGGAGACCAAGACCTTCAACGCCGGCCCGGCCGCCATCGAGGCGATCTTCTCCGGCGCGCTGGACGCGACCTACATCGGTCCGAACCCGACGGTCAACGCGCACTCCAAGAGCAAGGGCGAGGCGGTCCGGGTGATCTCCGGTGCCGCCTCCGGCGGCGTCGCCCTGGTCGTCAAGCCCGAGATCACCTCGGTCGAGCAGCTCAGGGGCAAGAAGATCGCCACCCCGCAGCTCGGCAACACCCAGGACGTCGCGCTGCGCTTCTGGCTCAAGGAGAAGGGGATCGTCACCACCAAGGAGGGTGGCGGCGACGTCAAGATCGTCCCGCAGGAGAACGCGCAGACCGTCGAGACCTTCACCAGCGGCGCGATCGACGGGGCCTGGGTGCCCGAGCCGTTCGTGTCCCGGCTGGTCAACGCCGGCGGCAAGGTGCTCGTCGACGAGCGGGACCTCTGGCCGGACCGGAAGTTCGTCATCACCAACCTGATCGTCAGCACCAAGTTCCTGAAGGAACATCCGGACGTGGTGAAGAAGCTGGTCGAAGCGCAGGTGGCCGCGAACGAGTTCGTCAACGCCAACCCGGACCAGGCGCACCAGGCCATCTCCGACCACATCGGCAAGATCACCGGCAAGCCGCTGGACCTCAAGCTGATCAAGCAGGCCTGGCCGACCCTGGAGTTCACCAACGACCCGATCCCCTCCTCCCTGAAGACCGGGCTGGACCACGCCGTCGCGGTCGGGCTGACCCAGCCGGTCAGCCTGGACGGGCTCTACGACCTGACGTACCTCAACGAGGTGCTCAAGGCCCAGGGCAAGCCCGAGGTAGTCCAGCCGTGA
- a CDS encoding LLM class flavin-dependent oxidoreductase, whose amino-acid sequence MTFHWFLPTSGDGHQVGAATVSAGAARHVRAATVEYLSEVGRAAEQAGFAAALTPVGSGCPDPWIVCAAVARHTERIGLLVAVRAGFALPTLIAQQAEAFQAVSGGRLALNIVTGGDPAEQRAYGDFLDHDARYARTDEFVDVLRRSWAGAPFDFTGAHYRVAGGGLAAPLADPPPVYFGGASPAAEAVAARRADVYLMWGEPPAAIGTRVTRIRRLAAEQGRTLRTGIRLHVIARPTATEAWAEADRLLTGMSPERIAAAQARFARMDSVGQARMTALHGGSADGLTVAPNLWAGIGLVREGAGTALVGSYAEVAARIDEYAALGVDEFVLSGWPHREEARRVGEEVLPRVSQPRAFPAAGGGSGRAGGSTR is encoded by the coding sequence ATGACCTTCCACTGGTTCCTGCCCACCTCCGGCGACGGCCACCAGGTCGGTGCCGCCACCGTCAGCGCCGGCGCCGCCCGCCACGTTCGCGCCGCCACCGTCGAGTACCTCAGCGAGGTCGGGCGGGCCGCCGAGCAGGCCGGCTTCGCCGCCGCCCTCACCCCGGTCGGCTCCGGCTGCCCCGACCCGTGGATCGTCTGCGCCGCCGTCGCCCGGCACACCGAACGGATCGGCCTGCTGGTCGCCGTCCGGGCCGGGTTCGCCCTGCCGACGCTGATCGCCCAGCAGGCCGAGGCGTTCCAGGCGGTCTCCGGCGGGCGGTTGGCGCTCAACATTGTCACCGGCGGCGACCCCGCCGAACAGCGGGCCTACGGTGACTTCCTCGACCACGACGCGCGCTACGCCCGGACCGACGAGTTCGTCGACGTGCTCCGCCGCTCCTGGGCGGGGGCGCCGTTCGACTTCACCGGCGCCCACTACCGGGTGGCCGGTGGCGGACTGGCCGCCCCGCTGGCCGATCCGCCGCCGGTCTACTTCGGTGGGGCCTCCCCGGCCGCCGAGGCGGTCGCCGCGCGGCGCGCCGACGTGTACCTGATGTGGGGCGAGCCGCCCGCGGCGATCGGGACCCGGGTGACCCGGATCCGCCGCCTCGCCGCCGAACAGGGCCGCACCCTGCGCACCGGGATCCGGTTGCACGTCATCGCCCGACCGACCGCCACCGAGGCGTGGGCCGAGGCGGACCGGCTGCTGACCGGCATGAGCCCGGAGCGGATCGCCGCCGCCCAGGCCCGGTTCGCCCGGATGGACTCGGTGGGCCAGGCCCGGATGACCGCACTCCACGGCGGCAGCGCCGACGGCCTCACCGTCGCACCGAATCTCTGGGCCGGCATCGGCCTGGTCCGCGAGGGCGCGGGCACCGCGCTCGTCGGCAGCTACGCCGAGGTCGCGGCCCGGATCGACGAGTACGCCGCGCTCGGCGTCGACGAGTTCGTCCTCTCCGGCTGGCCGCACCGGGAGGAGGCCCGCCGGGTCGGCGAGGAGGTGCTGCCACGGGTGTCGCAGCCACGTGCGTTCCCCGCCGCCGGCGGCGGGTCCGGGCGGGCCGGGGGGTCGACACGCTAG
- a CDS encoding M16 family metallopeptidase, with translation MARRSRIPATKYPVERFTLDNGLRVVLSPDRSAPVVGVAVVYDVGIRSEPEGRTGFAHLFEHLMFQGSENLEKLAHFRHVQGAGGTFNGSTHLDYTDYYEYLPANALERALFLEADRMRGPRLTEENLRNQVDVVKEEIRVNVLNRPYGGFPWLTLSPVVFDTFPNAHDGYGSFDDLESATVDEAVDFFQRFYASGNAVLAVSGDLDVAEATTLVERHFGDVPARPAPDRPDFREPDLTAERRTSYTDKLAPMPAVASAWRVPDPLTDVTGYLAYVVLAEVLTDGDASRLVERLVQRDRTVTSIGGYLGFMGDPFDVRDPTVLLLQHHLPPGGDVDRVLRTVDEELDRLATDGLTEGELARTQARMATHLLRDTDAVLGRALRMAVLEQQRGEPGLLNELPRLVGEVTEEQVRAAAATLRPERRASIEVIPGGAR, from the coding sequence GTGGCGCGGAGATCCAGAATCCCAGCGACGAAGTATCCGGTGGAACGGTTCACCCTCGACAACGGACTGCGGGTGGTGCTCAGCCCCGATCGCAGTGCCCCGGTGGTCGGGGTCGCCGTCGTCTACGACGTCGGCATCCGGTCCGAGCCGGAGGGGCGCACCGGCTTCGCCCACCTCTTCGAGCACCTGATGTTCCAGGGCTCGGAGAACCTGGAGAAGCTGGCCCACTTCCGGCACGTGCAGGGGGCCGGAGGGACCTTCAACGGTTCCACCCACCTGGACTACACCGACTACTACGAGTACCTCCCGGCCAACGCGCTGGAACGCGCGCTCTTCCTGGAGGCCGACCGGATGCGCGGTCCCCGGCTGACCGAGGAGAACCTGCGCAACCAGGTCGACGTGGTCAAGGAGGAGATCCGGGTCAACGTGCTCAACCGCCCGTACGGCGGTTTCCCCTGGCTGACCCTGTCACCGGTGGTCTTCGACACGTTCCCCAACGCCCACGACGGGTACGGCTCCTTCGACGACCTGGAGTCGGCGACCGTCGACGAGGCGGTCGACTTCTTCCAGCGCTTCTACGCCAGCGGCAACGCCGTCCTGGCGGTCAGCGGGGACCTCGACGTGGCCGAGGCCACCACGCTGGTCGAGCGCCACTTCGGCGACGTGCCGGCCCGGCCCGCGCCGGACCGGCCCGACTTCCGTGAACCGGACCTGACCGCCGAGCGGCGCACCTCGTACACCGACAAGCTGGCCCCGATGCCGGCGGTGGCGAGCGCCTGGCGGGTGCCCGACCCGCTCACCGACGTCACCGGCTACCTGGCGTACGTGGTGCTCGCCGAGGTGCTCACCGACGGCGACGCGTCCCGGCTGGTCGAGCGGCTGGTGCAGCGGGACCGGACGGTCACCAGCATCGGCGGTTACCTCGGCTTCATGGGCGACCCGTTCGACGTCCGCGACCCGACCGTGCTGCTGCTCCAGCACCACCTGCCGCCCGGCGGCGACGTGGACCGGGTGCTGCGCACCGTCGACGAGGAACTGGACCGGCTCGCCACCGACGGGCTCACCGAGGGCGAACTGGCCCGGACCCAGGCCCGGATGGCCACCCACCTGCTGCGCGACACCGACGCGGTGCTCGGCCGAGCACTGCGGATGGCGGTGCTGGAGCAGCAGCGCGGTGAGCCGGGCCTGCTCAACGAGCTGCCCCGGCTGGTCGGCGAGGTCACCGAGGAGCAGGTCCGCGCCGCCGCCGCCACCCTGCGGCCCGAGCGCCGCGCGTCGATCGAGGTCATTCCCGGAGGTGCCCGGTGA